The following are encoded together in the Paludisphaera mucosa genome:
- a CDS encoding two-component system sensor histidine kinase NtrB: MAQPLAGTALGPSHAAEAAARPLPAADLPPDLDPTPADLDLARRLREQNAQIAQLAGGLAHEIRNPLSTLSLNLDLLAEDFQDAETPRERRAGARIGRLKHETKRLQDILENFLRFARLQDLKPAPTDFNAVVEEMCDFYEPQASTRGVVVRTHFAPDLPGVAIDADAFKQAVLNLMLNAEHAMPEGGELILTTRRDGPFVVLDVIDTGCGMAEDVRSRIFDPFYSTRKGGTGLGLPTTRNIVEAHGGSIEVQSVPEKGSRFSIRLPAPTPTSRRADRSQPAAS; encoded by the coding sequence ATGGCCCAACCACTCGCCGGAACAGCCCTCGGCCCGTCGCACGCCGCCGAGGCGGCCGCTCGGCCCCTCCCCGCCGCGGACCTTCCTCCCGACCTCGACCCGACACCGGCCGACCTCGACCTCGCCCGCCGCCTCCGCGAGCAGAACGCCCAGATCGCGCAACTGGCCGGCGGCCTGGCCCACGAGATCCGCAACCCGCTGTCGACGCTCTCGCTCAACCTCGACCTGCTCGCCGAGGACTTCCAGGACGCCGAGACTCCGCGGGAGCGCCGCGCGGGGGCCCGCATCGGCCGTCTCAAGCACGAGACCAAGCGGCTGCAGGACATCCTGGAGAATTTCCTGCGGTTCGCCCGGCTCCAGGACCTGAAGCCGGCCCCGACCGACTTCAACGCGGTCGTCGAGGAGATGTGCGACTTCTACGAGCCCCAGGCGTCGACCCGGGGCGTGGTCGTCCGGACCCACTTCGCCCCCGACCTGCCCGGGGTGGCGATCGACGCCGACGCGTTCAAGCAGGCCGTGCTCAACCTGATGCTCAACGCCGAGCACGCCATGCCCGAGGGGGGCGAGCTGATCCTGACCACCCGTCGCGACGGGCCTTTCGTGGTGCTCGACGTGATCGACACCGGCTGCGGCATGGCCGAGGACGTCCGGTCCAGGATCTTCGACCCCTTCTACTCCACGCGCAAGGGGGGGACCGGCCTCGGCCTCCCCACCACGCGGAACATCGTCGAGGCCCACGGCGGCTCGATCGAGGTCCAGAGCGTGCCCGAGAAGGGCTCCCGATTCTCGATCCGCCTGCCGGCGCCCACGCCCACGTCGCGGCGGGCCGATCGTTCCCAGCCCGCGGCCTCCTAG